Proteins encoded together in one Cydia pomonella isolate Wapato2018A chromosome 10, ilCydPomo1, whole genome shotgun sequence window:
- the LOC133522166 gene encoding intraflagellar transport protein 140 homolog isoform X2 — protein MTLYIDSKLNFTDSNVVSTLGSWHPSLPLLALGSYNQEKGGFVTIFHENGLALEGCEWPILLSNQVTAMAWHPTRKLLVVGWDGGELYIWLEYSWARLEAPHNAALTTVAFSLGGGRLLAADAAGSLSGWQSASGAPLTSFHHQLGDVITHVTFCPVRPTGETSIRGLARAAVAGDENALDALAAWRPRTTARMREGSQPDNHACYAAQDNGAILYIDHAGSCSEVLNAPGNIIFMGMISNVYLLIAWENGGALSLTRFITSDDGNITTDTHVRMAARNGQAIVLTGNYCVAVITGDNLIRVWDSENGDNDVLPNENDEVVAGDIFTSISYCNLSDTLCCGTSQGNLYFWRRDHRNHWKLISSTSIKGTVKEVSWGSEGLMNPLLHVNCITSVFILREQPVCWGYTPNVWMVQKSAYEIAITNKMELTASIKTQVTVRAFAFKDQYVALGDGKEVQLYIKSGAVASAIRVAAEASAWHLVWRAGSASTTHALHAATILETAEQSEQAIALYQKAGKPHMALRLALGCGDTSAMLAAVESLGERVEPSLARKLAAHLRRAEHHSHAAALLATAGEYEEALDIVEQSSAPLTEELAERLAAPAGAAGRDALLRRLADVLGARGLYHHAAKRLASTGDKAGAMRWLMRSGDADRIATFAAATRDRAAQLMAADYLRRHAAWRARADLTRHVLHFYTRAKAHGKLAAFYAECAKMEVDEYGNFEKALEALKEATRCLSKTSDPETGSQIMALQEQTTLVKKFLDLKKLLESGETNAGVASGQQLLRALSGRPGLVTEEKVLKLMVEFAPSHPDIPTFEKQLQKLTQQPQEDTQSVDSTDQSIEELI, from the exons ATGACTTTGTACATCGACAGTAAACTGAACTTTACTGACAGCAATGTTGTGTCAACTCTGGGTTCCTGGCATCCATCCTTGCCTCTCTTGGCTTTAGGTTCGTATAACCAAGAAAAAGGAGGCTTTGTGACAATATTTCATGAAAAT GGACTGGCATTAGAAGGCTGTGAATGGCCAATATTACTTTCAAATCAAGTAACAGCAATGGCTTGGCATCCAACCAGAAAGCTACTAGTAGTTGGTTGGGATGGAGGTGAGCTTTACATCTGGCTTGAGTACTCTTGGGCGCGCCTTGAAGCACCCCACAATGCTGCTTTGACCACGGTTGCCTTTAGCCTGGGAGGTGGTCGATTGCTAGCCGCAGATGCTGCTGGCTCTCTATCTGGTTGGCAATCAGCCTCGGGAGCACCTTTAACTTCTTTCCACCATCAACTTGGTGATGTTATTACCCATGTAACTTTTTGTCCTGTTCGCCCAACTGGGGAGACTTCTATAAGAGGATTAGCTAGAGCTGCAGTAGCTGGTGATGAGAATGCACTAGATGCACTGGCTGCATGGAGACCTCGGACAACTGCCAGGATGAGAGAGGGCTCCCAGCCAGACAATCATGCGTGCTATGCAGCACAAGATAATGGagccattttatatattgacCATGCCGGTTCTTGTTCAGAGGTTCTTAACGCTCCAGGAAATATAATATTCATGGGCATGATAAGCAATGTTTACCTATTAATAGCTTGGGAAAATGGCGGAGCTCTAAGCTTGACAAGATTCATCACCTCTGATGATGGGAATATCACTACAGATACACATGTTAGAATGGCAGCCAGGAATGGCCAAGCAATAGTTCTTACTGGTAATTATTGTGTAGCTGTTATAACTGGGGACAATTTAATAAGAGTTTGGGACAGTGAAAATGGAGACAATGATGTGTTGCCAAATGAAAATGATGAGGTTGTTGCAGGGGACATATTCACCAGTATTAGCTACTGCAATTTAAGTGATACTTTATGCTGTGGGACATCCCAAGGCAACTTATATTTTTGGAGGAGAGATCACAGAAACCATTGGAAGTTAATAAGCAGTACTAGTATAAAAGGGACTGTGAAAGAAGTCAGTTGGGGATCTGAAGGTCTGATGAATCCTCTGCTGCATGTTAACTGTATAACCAGTGTATTTATCCTAAGAGAGCAGCCGGTGTGTTGGGGTTACACACCAAATGTTTGGATGGTACAAAAATCTGCCTATGAAATTGCTATTACCAATAAAATGGAGCTGACAGCTAGTATTAAAACTCAGGTCACTGTCAGAGCTTTTGCATTTAAAGATCAATATGTAGCTCTTGGAGATGGAAAAGAAGTACAG CTATACATAAAAAGCGGGGCTGTAGCGTCTGCCATTCGCGTTGCGGCGGAGGCGAGCGCGTGGCACCTCGTCTGGCGCGCCGGCTCCGCCTCGACCACGCACGCGCTGCACGCTGCCACGATACTGGAGACTGCCGAACAGAGTGAGCAAGCCATCGCCCTGTATCAGAAGGCCG GGAAGCCGCACATGGCGTTGAGGTTGGCGCTGGGCTGCGGCGACACGAGCGCCATGCTCGCGGCGGTGGAGTCCCTCGGAGAGCGAGTAGAGCCAAGCCtagcgcgcaaacttgccgcgcacCTGCGCCGCGCCGAGCACCACTCGCATGCCGCCGCGCTGCTTGCTACCGCCGGGGAG TACGAGGAAGCGCTGGACATAGTGGAGCAATCCTCGGCACCGCTGACCGAGGAGCTGGCTGAGCGGCTAGCGGCGCCGGCGGGCGCAGCGGGCCGGGATGCCTTGCTGCGGCGGCTGGCGGACGTgctcggcgcgcgcggcctgtACCACCACGCGGCCAAGCGACTCGCCAGCACCGGCGACAAG GCGGGAGCAATGCGATGGCTCATGCGCTCCGGCGACGCGGACCGCATCGCCACGTTCGCGGCGGCCACGCGCGACCGCGCCGCGCAGCTCATGGCCGCGGACTACCTGCGCAGGCACGCCGCCTGGCGCGCGCGCGCCGACCTGACGCGCCACGTCCTGCACTTCTACACCAGGGCCAAGGCGCACGGGAAACTGGCGGCGTTCTACGCGGAGTGCGCTAAGATGGAAGTGGACGAGTATGGC AATTTTGAGAAAGCGTTAGAAGCGCTCAAAGAAGCTACTAGATGCTTATCAAAAACATCGGATCCTGAGACAG GGTCTCAAATAATGGCGCTTCAAGAGCAGACTACACTTGTGAAGAAATTTTTGGATTTGAAGAAACTTTTGGAATCCGGAGAAACGAATGCCG GAGTGGCGAGCGGTCAGCAGTTGCTAAGAGCGTTAAGCGGACGCCCTGGACTAGTCACTGAGGAGAAAGTCCTCAAGTTAATGGTTGAGTTCGCACCAAGCCATCCTGATATCCCAA CTTTTGAGAAACAATTACAAAAGTTGACCCAGCAACCTCAAGAAGACACCCAGTCGGTTGATTCAACGGATCAGAGTATAGAGGaactaatttaa
- the LOC133522166 gene encoding intraflagellar transport protein 140 homolog isoform X1 — protein sequence MTLYIDSKLNFTDSNVVSTLGSWHPSLPLLALGSYNQEKGGFVTIFHENGLALEGCEWPILLSNQVTAMAWHPTRKLLVVGWDGGELYIWLEYSWARLEAPHNAALTTVAFSLGGGRLLAADAAGSLSGWQSASGAPLTSFHHQLGDVITHVTFCPVRPTGETSIRGLARAAVAGDENALDALAAWRPRTTARMREGSQPDNHACYAAQDNGAILYIDHAGSCSEVLNAPGNIIFMGMISNVYLLIAWENGGALSLTRFITSDDGNITTDTHVRMAARNGQAIVLTGNYCVAVITGDNLIRVWDSENGDNDVLPNENDEVVAGDIFTSISYCNLSDTLCCGTSQGNLYFWRRDHRNHWKLISSTSIKGTVKEVSWGSEGLMNPLLHVNCITSVFILREQPVCWGYTPNVWMVQKSAYEIAITNKMELTASIKTQVTVRAFAFKDQYVALGDGKEVQVWMCSKDNDIKFSLVRSFPWKTDVLILNNDVLVGVVNPHIECYSVTGNNLGILPSTEGEGEPIGVTYTGKFIVIATMDGTLKLAEITKKGLRMPYPPKNCYQMIEDFGEVMRASVNCSGRYICLSIANAGLAPDPTLYLWDAANDVITSTVLSDSQAPPYQSVPIAIVWDGNDQRIVAVHMRSADVDRIHLFFCHEGSLYEYRNWCPNSEEYFMSDFMLCSLYTPHVVILSQQSIKKILMHEFEESTNDATNVKQTLDFLYCMTAGNLEKAVIVGTNITGSRSSVIWDSLAKECVARRRPDVGAVCLSKMGNIKGALMMRKAMNGNDMDETCQIGVLAINLGMLEEAEKFFREAERPDLITRLVSAKEGGLQEITNGSDEGENILLIKSAQHKLAKIMWANGETNAALKLFESAGTLVPHVPRMLIAQGQASVLAQYVANSNDTNLIMWWGHYQESIGELDGALDAYARANDFGEQTRLLCHMHRIEEAEKLCNKHPAAMYQMARYLEMQPDQIETAVKLYIKSGAVASAIRVAAEASAWHLVWRAGSASTTHALHAATILETAEQSEQAIALYQKAGKPHMALRLALGCGDTSAMLAAVESLGERVEPSLARKLAAHLRRAEHHSHAAALLATAGEYEEALDIVEQSSAPLTEELAERLAAPAGAAGRDALLRRLADVLGARGLYHHAAKRLASTGDKAGAMRWLMRSGDADRIATFAAATRDRAAQLMAADYLRRHAAWRARADLTRHVLHFYTRAKAHGKLAAFYAECAKMEVDEYGNFEKALEALKEATRCLSKTSDPETGSQIMALQEQTTLVKKFLDLKKLLESGETNAGVASGQQLLRALSGRPGLVTEEKVLKLMVEFAPSHPDIPTFEKQLQKLTQQPQEDTQSVDSTDQSIEELI from the exons ATGACTTTGTACATCGACAGTAAACTGAACTTTACTGACAGCAATGTTGTGTCAACTCTGGGTTCCTGGCATCCATCCTTGCCTCTCTTGGCTTTAGGTTCGTATAACCAAGAAAAAGGAGGCTTTGTGACAATATTTCATGAAAAT GGACTGGCATTAGAAGGCTGTGAATGGCCAATATTACTTTCAAATCAAGTAACAGCAATGGCTTGGCATCCAACCAGAAAGCTACTAGTAGTTGGTTGGGATGGAGGTGAGCTTTACATCTGGCTTGAGTACTCTTGGGCGCGCCTTGAAGCACCCCACAATGCTGCTTTGACCACGGTTGCCTTTAGCCTGGGAGGTGGTCGATTGCTAGCCGCAGATGCTGCTGGCTCTCTATCTGGTTGGCAATCAGCCTCGGGAGCACCTTTAACTTCTTTCCACCATCAACTTGGTGATGTTATTACCCATGTAACTTTTTGTCCTGTTCGCCCAACTGGGGAGACTTCTATAAGAGGATTAGCTAGAGCTGCAGTAGCTGGTGATGAGAATGCACTAGATGCACTGGCTGCATGGAGACCTCGGACAACTGCCAGGATGAGAGAGGGCTCCCAGCCAGACAATCATGCGTGCTATGCAGCACAAGATAATGGagccattttatatattgacCATGCCGGTTCTTGTTCAGAGGTTCTTAACGCTCCAGGAAATATAATATTCATGGGCATGATAAGCAATGTTTACCTATTAATAGCTTGGGAAAATGGCGGAGCTCTAAGCTTGACAAGATTCATCACCTCTGATGATGGGAATATCACTACAGATACACATGTTAGAATGGCAGCCAGGAATGGCCAAGCAATAGTTCTTACTGGTAATTATTGTGTAGCTGTTATAACTGGGGACAATTTAATAAGAGTTTGGGACAGTGAAAATGGAGACAATGATGTGTTGCCAAATGAAAATGATGAGGTTGTTGCAGGGGACATATTCACCAGTATTAGCTACTGCAATTTAAGTGATACTTTATGCTGTGGGACATCCCAAGGCAACTTATATTTTTGGAGGAGAGATCACAGAAACCATTGGAAGTTAATAAGCAGTACTAGTATAAAAGGGACTGTGAAAGAAGTCAGTTGGGGATCTGAAGGTCTGATGAATCCTCTGCTGCATGTTAACTGTATAACCAGTGTATTTATCCTAAGAGAGCAGCCGGTGTGTTGGGGTTACACACCAAATGTTTGGATGGTACAAAAATCTGCCTATGAAATTGCTATTACCAATAAAATGGAGCTGACAGCTAGTATTAAAACTCAGGTCACTGTCAGAGCTTTTGCATTTAAAGATCAATATGTAGCTCTTGGAGATGGAAAAGAAGTACAG GTTTGGATGTGCAGTAAAGACAATGACATAAAATTTTCCCTCGTGCGCTCATTCCCGTGGAAAACAGATGTTCTCATATTAAACAATGATGTGTTGGTGGGCGTGGTTAATCCCCACATCGAATGCTACTCCGTCACTGGAAACAACTTGGGTATTCTTCCGAGCACTGAGGGTGAAGGCGAACCTATTGGAGTCACATATACGGggaaatttattgttatagcgacaATGGATGGCACTCTTAAACTCGCAGAGATAACAAAAAAAGGACTTAGAATGCCTTATCCCCCTAAAAATTGCTATCAAATGATCGAGGACTTTGGCGAAGTTATGAGAGCTTCAGTTAATTGCAGTGGAAGATATATTTGCTTGAGCATTGCTAATGCAGGCCTAGCACCTGATCCAACACTATACTTATGGGATGCAGCGAATGATGTCATAACGAGTACGGTTCTTTCCGACAGTCAAGCACCGCCTTACCAAAGTGTACCAATAGCCATCGTGTGGGATGGTAATGACCAAAGAATTGTCGCTGTCCACATGCGATCGGCTGATGTGGACCGAATTCACTTATTCTTCTGCCACGAGGGGAGCCTTTATGAGTACAGGAACTGGTGTCCGAATTCTGAGGAATACTTTATGTCCGACTTTATGTTGTGTTCTCTCTATACTCCTCACGTCGTAATTCTATCTCAACAGagtatcaaaaaaatattaatgcatgAATTCGAAGAGTCTACTAATGATGCTACGAATGTGAAACAAACCCTTGACTTTTTATATTGTATGACGGCCGGAAACTTGGAAAAAGCAGTTATTGTGGGAACAAATATAACGGGGAGTAGAAGTTCTGTGATTTGGGACAGTTTAGCCAAAGAATGTGTGGCTCGTAGAAGACCAGACGTGGGGGCTGTATGCTTAAGCAAAATGGGAAACATAAAGGGAGCACTGATGATGCGTAAAGCCATGAATGGCAATGATATGGACGAGACCTGTCAGATCGGCGTACTGGCTATCAATCTAGGTATGCTAGAAGAAGCCGAAAAGTTCTTTAGAGAGGCCGAACGACCAGATCTAATCACGCGTCTTGTGTCGGCAAAAGAAGGTGGTCTCCAAGAGATAACAAATGGCAGTGATGAGGGAGAGAACATTCTGCTTATCAAAAGTGCTCAGCATAAATTGGCGAAGATTATGTGGGCCAATGGGGAGACTAATGCGGCGTTAAAATTGTTTGAAAGCGCTGGGACGTTGGTGCCACATGTGCCTAGAATGCTGATAGCTCAAGGCCAAGCGTCCGTGCTAGCACAGTACGTAGCTAATTCTAACGACACGAATCTCATAATGTggtggggtcactatcaggaaaGTATAGGGGAGCTGGACGGCGCCCTGGATGCCTACGCTCGCGCGAACGACTTTGGGGAGCAAACGCGGCTGTTATGTCACATGCACAGGATTGAAGAGGCTGAGAAGTTGTGCAATAAGCACCCGGCAGCCATGTATCAAATGGCGCGATATTTGGAGATGCAACCGGACCAGATTGAGACTGCAGTAAAG CTATACATAAAAAGCGGGGCTGTAGCGTCTGCCATTCGCGTTGCGGCGGAGGCGAGCGCGTGGCACCTCGTCTGGCGCGCCGGCTCCGCCTCGACCACGCACGCGCTGCACGCTGCCACGATACTGGAGACTGCCGAACAGAGTGAGCAAGCCATCGCCCTGTATCAGAAGGCCG GGAAGCCGCACATGGCGTTGAGGTTGGCGCTGGGCTGCGGCGACACGAGCGCCATGCTCGCGGCGGTGGAGTCCCTCGGAGAGCGAGTAGAGCCAAGCCtagcgcgcaaacttgccgcgcacCTGCGCCGCGCCGAGCACCACTCGCATGCCGCCGCGCTGCTTGCTACCGCCGGGGAG TACGAGGAAGCGCTGGACATAGTGGAGCAATCCTCGGCACCGCTGACCGAGGAGCTGGCTGAGCGGCTAGCGGCGCCGGCGGGCGCAGCGGGCCGGGATGCCTTGCTGCGGCGGCTGGCGGACGTgctcggcgcgcgcggcctgtACCACCACGCGGCCAAGCGACTCGCCAGCACCGGCGACAAG GCGGGAGCAATGCGATGGCTCATGCGCTCCGGCGACGCGGACCGCATCGCCACGTTCGCGGCGGCCACGCGCGACCGCGCCGCGCAGCTCATGGCCGCGGACTACCTGCGCAGGCACGCCGCCTGGCGCGCGCGCGCCGACCTGACGCGCCACGTCCTGCACTTCTACACCAGGGCCAAGGCGCACGGGAAACTGGCGGCGTTCTACGCGGAGTGCGCTAAGATGGAAGTGGACGAGTATGGC AATTTTGAGAAAGCGTTAGAAGCGCTCAAAGAAGCTACTAGATGCTTATCAAAAACATCGGATCCTGAGACAG GGTCTCAAATAATGGCGCTTCAAGAGCAGACTACACTTGTGAAGAAATTTTTGGATTTGAAGAAACTTTTGGAATCCGGAGAAACGAATGCCG GAGTGGCGAGCGGTCAGCAGTTGCTAAGAGCGTTAAGCGGACGCCCTGGACTAGTCACTGAGGAGAAAGTCCTCAAGTTAATGGTTGAGTTCGCACCAAGCCATCCTGATATCCCAA CTTTTGAGAAACAATTACAAAAGTTGACCCAGCAACCTCAAGAAGACACCCAGTCGGTTGATTCAACGGATCAGAGTATAGAGGaactaatttaa
- the LOC133522168 gene encoding ribosomal L1 domain-containing protein CG13096: protein MVSIKQAPVKKAKRDKLQKLTKIEKKKSSEAVKLAGKKKLKENVKEIEKAVTPVKASEAIKSTKKSKYVMPSKYIREELVVKCLSALQQLSENYKNKNTLLEDETVIFAEIHCMKIQNNSANIKLVLPHSTAASSGEVCLITPDLKKGRKIDHEPTVDHWEEILRQAGVTQVKTVLPLRQLKVEYDQFELKRRLMTQHDFIMVDTRVLSHVSHILGKMFFKKHNMLIPVRINEKGDLKKQIDVGLRTVMLRLPDGTTSVVNIGHTGMSQKALKENILSLVDQLKDRYPGGEPNIRAINIKLPTSMSLPLYLSLRPSNAVNTPKLKQKKPKNFSILEDELTTLHNGVVRVAPDGTVKVRREQINKKETSDTEEDTEDVEEMEEDEGEKEEEEEPAEDSD from the exons ATGGTGTCAATAAAGCAAGCTCCTGTAAAAAAAGCTAAGCGGGATAAGTTACAAAAGCTTACTAAGATAGAAAAGAAAAAGTCCTCAGAAGCAGTTAAGCTAGCAGGCAAGAAAAAACTTAAAGAAAATGTTAAGGAAATTGAAAAAGCAGTGACTCCAGTTAAAGCATCAGAAGCAATAAAAAGTACTAAGAAAAGCAAATATGTCATGCCTTCTAAATATATTAGAGAAGAGCTCGTGGTCAAGTGCCTCTCTGCTCTTCAGCAATTATCTGAGAACTACAAGAATAAAAATACTCTGCTGGAAGATGAGACTGTAATATTTGCGGAAATACATTGTATGAAGATCCAGAACAATTCTGCGAATATAAAGCT GGTACTCCCACACAGTACTGCAGCTTCATCAGGAGAAGTTTGTTTGATCACCCCTGACCTCAAGAAAGGTAGGAAGATAGACCATGAACCTACAGTAGATCACTGGGAAGAAATCCTGAGGCAAGCTGGAGTTACACAA GTTAAAACAGTGCTACCTCTGAGACAACTAAAAGTGGAATATGACCAGTTTGAACTAAAAAGAAGATTGATGACCCAGCATGACTTCATTATGGTGGACACAAGAGTTCTAAGTCATGTCTCTCATATTCTCGGGAAAATGTTCTTCAAGAAACACAACATGTTGATTCCTGTGAGAATAAATGAGAAGGGCGATCTCAAGAAACAAATTGATGTTGGTCTGCGCACTGTAATGCTGCGGCTGCCTGACGGGACTACCTCAGTAGTTAATATAGGGCATACAGGAATGTCCCAAAAAGctttaaaggaaaatatattGTCCTTGGTGGATCAGTTGAAAGATAGATATCCTGGAGGAGAACCTAATATCAGAGCCATTAATATTAAATTGCCAACATCAATGTCACTTCCACTTTATCTTTCCCTGA GGCCATCAAATGCAGTTAATACTCCAAAGCTAAAACAGAAGAAGCCCAAAAATTTCTCCATATTGGAAGATGAGTTGACAACACTTCATAATGGTGTTGTGAGAGTGGCTCCAGATGGCACAGTTAAAGTCAGGAGAGAACAGataaacaaaaaagaaacaag TGACACAGAAGAAGACACCGAGGATGTGGAAGAAATGGAGGAAGATGAGGGAGAAAAAGAAGAGGAAGAAGAACCAGCAGAAGACTCAGACTAg